In the genome of Leucobacter luti, one region contains:
- a CDS encoding ABC transporter ATP-binding protein: MTAHPRASDSTSDSDRLRPRHLSASELSGGYDRTVVLHDVTVEIPAGSFTAIIGPNACGKSTLLRMLARLLKPSSGTVRLDGIDIRDYAVKRFAQQLGLLPQAPIAPEGISVAELIARGRHPHQGVLAQWSQEDERAVDRAMRDTGVLTLAERPVAELSGGQRQRVWIAMSLAQETPILLLDEPTTYLDIAHQLEVLELVARLKSAGRTIVAVLHDLNQAASYADHLIAMRDGVVVAQGPPRELITETTIERVFGLISRVISDPDTGAPIVLPRAQA; the protein is encoded by the coding sequence ATGACAGCTCATCCCCGCGCCAGCGATAGCACCAGCGACAGCGATCGGCTCCGTCCCCGGCATCTCAGCGCATCGGAGCTCTCCGGCGGGTACGATCGCACCGTTGTGCTCCACGACGTCACAGTAGAGATCCCCGCCGGCTCGTTCACCGCAATCATCGGGCCAAACGCCTGCGGAAAGTCCACACTGCTGCGCATGCTCGCGCGGCTGCTGAAGCCGAGCTCGGGAACGGTGCGACTCGATGGGATCGATATTCGCGACTACGCAGTGAAACGGTTTGCCCAGCAGCTCGGCCTCCTCCCACAGGCGCCGATCGCCCCGGAAGGGATCTCGGTCGCTGAGCTCATCGCACGAGGCCGTCACCCGCACCAGGGTGTACTGGCGCAGTGGAGCCAGGAGGACGAGCGCGCAGTGGATCGCGCGATGCGCGACACCGGCGTGCTGACTCTGGCGGAACGACCGGTGGCCGAGCTCTCAGGCGGGCAGCGACAGCGGGTGTGGATCGCGATGTCGCTTGCTCAGGAGACACCCATACTGCTCCTCGATGAACCGACCACCTACCTCGACATCGCGCATCAGCTCGAAGTCCTCGAACTTGTCGCGCGGTTAAAATCCGCTGGCCGCACCATTGTTGCGGTGCTCCACGATCTCAACCAGGCGGCAAGCTATGCGGATCACCTCATCGCGATGCGCGATGGCGTGGTGGTAGCGCAAGGCCCGCCCCGAGAACTCATCACCGAGACAACTATCGAACGCGTGTTCGGCTTGATTTCACGTGTCATCTCCGACCCGGACACTGGGGCACCGATCGTGCTCCCCCGCGCACAGGCATAG
- a CDS encoding helix-turn-helix transcriptional regulator produces the protein MFVFRQAIDEAFVALQAGQNVRLSGKRLGGRTTLLSSVVTALEASSVPVLGVRGSLVGRDQAGYGVEQIRANLGFTLRTKDAMSAVDGIAGALGANWVIAVDDPHLIDPLTLRVLSAVRNQAGLRFISTEVVGRPQDRDFPAAWPERLIRVPDLDLPATGALLHDLLGGPIDPLVAARLYGKSGGIIGILVALAEAARNDGLLESVDGVWRGVSGSLWSPSVAALLDGLLAELDPAESSLIRWLAENGPVDVSQLVDAHGQDTVERGLELRYVSPAGSENSMQLQVWPPVLATRFEDIPRIVRQERAAMLQDPSAAAPVRSAQPGLGNELALLARSFRMHDAAALEQALAAWTSDPSPKNASGYLSFALGNRSERRTVLRVLSETTEGSASPDLNDVDLLFRRAQWLIFDENTPALAQSLFAHHAAAHPGLATTLDAGLTVLLVLHGDAAPAHYPAPTTPPTPVVQLSRMFLALIAGDLSTWDDDLKTTASMPQMDWLQDYATPRISYLRGSVSEALELALQKRSLAKDRLDRSAFVVLSYLAVLCAHHLGDYALIRRLLSEVTVIGRPRPVLDAFYGAIFVMGAMDAHFSGRHQVREDMLLEAASVSPEVGPFLGMGLDFTNAILEAGSDAERFDEAMATAVAARVKKGFIVGAIQTALTALTISWGDHTADQLATAYGNGNLPLFTNAVALCNALRTNKSPQELEQWARNVHIGDDSHILTQLLGSSARRAEREGDSGRSAALLGVAAQFFGRAPGENELTLSDSASQPDLVTKRERQVGMLAGRLTNTEIAERLGISSRTVENHIANARRKTHTATRIELADVLLSHLTQ, from the coding sequence ATGTTCGTGTTTCGGCAAGCAATTGACGAGGCCTTCGTCGCACTCCAAGCCGGACAGAATGTGCGGCTCTCAGGCAAACGGTTGGGGGGACGCACCACGCTCCTGAGTTCCGTCGTCACCGCACTCGAAGCATCCTCAGTTCCGGTTCTCGGGGTTCGAGGAAGTCTCGTGGGGAGGGATCAGGCGGGATACGGTGTGGAGCAGATCCGCGCGAACCTGGGCTTCACCCTCCGCACGAAAGATGCCATGAGCGCTGTCGATGGGATTGCCGGTGCTCTCGGAGCGAACTGGGTGATTGCCGTCGATGATCCTCACCTGATCGACCCCCTCACTCTGCGAGTACTCTCCGCAGTTCGCAATCAAGCGGGGCTCCGATTCATCTCAACAGAGGTTGTTGGCCGACCGCAAGATCGAGACTTCCCCGCTGCATGGCCCGAGCGCCTCATTCGTGTCCCTGACCTCGATCTCCCGGCGACTGGCGCACTGCTGCATGATCTGCTGGGCGGACCCATCGACCCACTTGTTGCCGCTCGTCTCTATGGCAAATCAGGCGGAATCATCGGCATTCTCGTGGCGCTGGCTGAAGCAGCCAGGAATGATGGCCTCCTGGAGTCTGTCGACGGAGTGTGGCGCGGGGTCTCTGGCTCGCTCTGGAGCCCCAGCGTTGCGGCACTGCTAGATGGCTTGCTCGCAGAGCTTGACCCCGCTGAAAGCTCACTGATTCGATGGCTCGCTGAAAATGGCCCGGTCGATGTGTCACAGCTCGTCGACGCGCATGGCCAAGACACCGTGGAGCGCGGGCTCGAGCTTCGCTATGTCTCGCCTGCTGGATCAGAGAACTCCATGCAGTTGCAGGTGTGGCCTCCGGTGCTCGCCACCAGGTTTGAGGACATCCCCCGAATTGTGCGCCAAGAGCGCGCCGCCATGCTTCAGGACCCCAGCGCGGCCGCGCCGGTGCGCAGCGCCCAGCCCGGGCTCGGGAACGAGCTGGCGCTCCTTGCGCGCTCGTTCCGCATGCACGACGCTGCAGCCCTCGAACAAGCACTCGCTGCGTGGACGAGCGATCCTTCCCCGAAGAACGCGTCGGGGTATCTCTCGTTTGCGTTGGGGAATCGGAGCGAACGTCGAACAGTCCTCCGGGTCCTCTCTGAAACGACGGAGGGCTCCGCTTCGCCAGACCTCAACGACGTTGATCTCCTGTTCCGGCGCGCTCAGTGGCTCATCTTTGACGAAAACACTCCGGCCCTGGCACAGTCACTCTTTGCACACCACGCCGCTGCCCACCCGGGGCTGGCAACGACACTGGATGCGGGCCTCACCGTGCTCCTCGTGCTCCACGGGGACGCAGCGCCAGCGCACTACCCCGCTCCCACCACACCGCCCACTCCCGTGGTGCAGCTTTCACGCATGTTCTTGGCGCTCATTGCTGGAGATCTGTCGACCTGGGATGATGACCTGAAAACCACAGCCTCAATGCCGCAGATGGATTGGCTGCAGGATTACGCCACACCGCGAATTTCTTACCTCCGGGGTTCGGTCTCTGAAGCGCTGGAGCTCGCGCTGCAAAAGCGATCGCTCGCCAAAGACAGGCTCGATCGCTCTGCTTTCGTAGTGCTGAGTTACCTGGCGGTGCTCTGCGCGCACCATCTCGGGGACTATGCACTTATTAGACGACTACTCTCTGAAGTCACCGTTATCGGCCGGCCGCGCCCGGTACTCGATGCGTTCTATGGCGCCATATTCGTGATGGGCGCCATGGATGCGCACTTCTCGGGGCGACATCAGGTTCGGGAAGACATGTTGCTCGAAGCAGCATCGGTCTCACCTGAGGTTGGACCTTTTCTCGGCATGGGGCTCGACTTCACGAACGCGATACTGGAGGCAGGGTCGGACGCTGAACGCTTCGACGAGGCCATGGCTACCGCCGTAGCGGCCCGGGTGAAAAAGGGGTTCATTGTCGGCGCCATCCAGACCGCGCTGACCGCGCTCACGATTAGCTGGGGCGATCACACCGCTGATCAGCTCGCCACCGCCTACGGAAATGGGAATCTTCCGCTCTTCACGAATGCAGTTGCGCTGTGCAATGCGCTCCGCACGAACAAGAGCCCTCAAGAGCTGGAGCAGTGGGCGCGCAACGTCCACATTGGCGATGACTCCCACATTCTGACGCAGCTCCTGGGATCGTCTGCGCGGCGGGCTGAACGCGAGGGTGATTCGGGCAGATCGGCCGCGCTCCTGGGTGTGGCGGCGCAGTTCTTTGGGCGCGCCCCGGGCGAGAACGAATTGACGCTGTCAGATTCCGCGTCGCAACCGGACCTCGTGACCAAACGAGAGCGGCAGGTCGGAATGTTGGCGGGGAGGCTCACGA